A stretch of the Equus caballus isolate H_3958 breed thoroughbred chromosome X, TB-T2T, whole genome shotgun sequence genome encodes the following:
- the MAGEE2 gene encoding melanoma-associated antigen E2 gives MSLVSQNARHGSAETTADYSDGRGEMRATNASRPLTSMLVPDSPQSPQTPIDTQGASASEATQDPNDLEVLIDEQSRRLGALRVHDPLEDRSIALVNFMRMKSQTEGSIQQTEMLEFLREYSDQFPEILRRASAHLDQVFGLNLRVLDPQADTYNLISKRGIQTNDRVAESLDMQRAGLLALVLGHILLNGNRAREASIWDLLLKVDVFDEPQRINNLFENTRNLLTTDFVRMRFLEYWPVYGTNPLEFEFLWGSRAHREITKMEALKFVAEAHDEEPWSWPEEYNKALEADKAKERSQAAGLEFWSEDTMNDKANDLVQLTINVTEELLPIHQDELLAHTGKEFEDVFPNILSRATLILDLFYGFSLIEVDTSEHIYLLIQQPESEEEQMMLESLGRPTQEYVMPILGLIFLMGNRVKEASVWNLLRRFGVDVGRKHAITCKLMRQRYLECRPLSYTNPVEYELLWGPRAHLETTKMKVLEYMARLYRKRPQDWPEQYREAVEDEEARARSEATAMFFFGPM, from the coding sequence ATGTCTCTGGTAAGCCAGAATGCACGCCACGGCAGCGCAGAGACCACTGCAGATTACAGCGATGGCCGGGGTGAGATGCGGGCTACTAACGCCTCCAGGCCCCTCACCTCCATGCTAGTTCCCGATTCCCCCCAAAGTCCTCAGACGCCAATCGACACTCAGGGTGCCAGCGCTTCCGAGGCTACGCAGGACCCGAACGACCTCGAGGTCCTTATAGACGAGCAGTCCCGACGCTTGGGGGCGCTCAGGGTCCATGACCCTCTAGAAGACAGGTCGATTGCTTTGGTGAATTTCATGCGAATGAAAAGCCAAACCGAAGGGTCTATTCAGCAGACAGAGATGCTGGAGTTCCTCAGAGAATACTCAGATCAGTTTCCTGAGATCCTCAGACGAGCCTCAGCCCACCTGGATCAGGTCTTTGGGTTGAACCTGAGGGTTCTGGATCCCCAGGCTGACACCTACAACCTAATCAGCAAACGTGGTATACAGACCAATGATCGCGTAGCAGAATCCTTGGACATGCAAAGGGCAGGTCTCCTGGCCCTGGTCCTAGGCCACATCCTCCTGAATGGCAACCGGGCAAGAGAGGCATCCATATGGGACCTGTTGCTAAAGGTTGATGTGTTTGATGAGCCCCAGAGGATCAACAACCTCTTTGAGAACACAAGGAACCTCCTCACTACTGACTTTGTGCGCATGCGGTTCTTAGAGTACTGGCCAGTGTATGGCACTAATCCCCTCGAATTTGAGTTCTTGTGGGGCTCTAGAGCCCACAGGGAAATCACAAAGATGGAAGCCCTAAAGTTTGTGGCAGAGGCCCATGACGAAGAACCCTGGAGCTGGCCAGAAGAATATAACAAGGCTCTGGAAGCTGACAAGGCCAAAGAAAGAAGCCAGGCTGCTGGCTTGGAGTTCTGGTCAGAGGACACTATGAATGATAAGGCAAATGATTTGGTTCAGTTGACCATTAATGTCACTGAGGAGTTGCTGCCTATTCATCAGGATGAGCTATTGGCTCACACTGGCAAAGAATTTGAGGACGTGTTCCCAAATATCCTTAGTCGAGCTACTCTAATCCTTGATCTGTTCTATGGGTTCTCTCTGATTGAGGTTGATACTAGTGAGCACATCTACCTCCTCATCCAGCAACCAGAATCAGAAGAAGAGCAAATGATGCTAGAAAGCCTGGGGAGACCCACTCAAGAATATGTGATGCCAATCTTGGGTTTGATCTTCCTAATGGGGAATCGTGTCAAAGAGGCCAGTGTCTGGAATTTGCTTCGGAGATTTGGTGTGGATGTAGGGAGAAAGCATGCCATCACCTGCAAGCTTATGAGACAGCGCTACTTGGAATGCAGGCCACTGTCTTACACTAATCCAGTTGAATATGAGCTTCTATGGGGTCCTCGAGCTCACCTTGAAACCACTAAAATGAAAGTCTTGGAATACATGGCCAGGCTCTACAGAAAGCGACCACAGGACTGGCCAGAGCAATACAGGGAGGCTGTTGAAGATGAGGAGGCCAGAGCCAGATCTGAGGCAACTGCCATGTTCTTCTTTGGCCCCATGTGA